A region of Paractinoplanes abujensis DNA encodes the following proteins:
- a CDS encoding succinate dehydrogenase cytochrome b subunit, whose protein sequence is MKIFMAVTGFLLVAFLYVHMIGNLKIFFGAETFDHYAHWLRSIGTPLLPEAWYLYIQRAVLTVAVIGHIVAAVILTRRARQARPVKYAHRPKVQGSYAARTMRWGGVIILLFVIYHILDLTTLTLNPHGVTGEVYRNVAEDFAPSRWYVTLFYTLSIVAVGFHLRHGLWSAVRTLGLQSPRGELYARATALVLSVVLVVGYLSVPFAVLVGLVD, encoded by the coding sequence AACCTGAAGATCTTCTTCGGGGCCGAGACCTTTGACCACTACGCGCACTGGCTCCGCAGCATCGGCACCCCGCTGCTCCCCGAGGCGTGGTACCTCTACATCCAGCGCGCCGTGCTGACCGTGGCGGTGATCGGGCACATCGTGGCAGCGGTGATCCTGACCCGCCGGGCCCGGCAGGCGCGCCCGGTCAAGTACGCGCACCGGCCCAAGGTGCAGGGCAGCTACGCGGCCCGCACGATGCGCTGGGGTGGCGTGATCATCCTGCTCTTCGTGATCTACCACATCCTCGACCTGACCACGCTCACGCTGAACCCGCACGGCGTCACCGGTGAGGTGTATCGCAACGTGGCGGAGGACTTCGCCCCGTCCCGCTGGTACGTGACGCTGTTCTACACGCTGTCGATCGTGGCGGTCGGCTTCCACCTGCGGCACGGCCTGTGGAGCGCCGTGCGCACCCTGGGCCTGCAGAGCCCGCGCGGCGAGCTCTACGCCCGCGCGACGGCCCTGGTGCTGTCGGTGGTGCTGGTCGTCGGCTACCTCTCGGTGCCGTTCGCGGTTCTGGTCGGATTGGTGGACTGA
- a CDS encoding fumarate reductase/succinate dehydrogenase flavoprotein subunit has protein sequence MADFWNDGDPIADTAAPEGPIENRWEKRKFSAKLVNPANRRKLTVIVVGTGLAGGSAAATLAEAGYHVKSYCYQDSPRRAHSIAAQGGINAAKNYRNDGDSIYRLFYDTVKGGDFRARESNVYRLATVSVNIIDQCVAQGVPFAREYGGLLDNRSFGGTQVSRTFYARGQTGQQLLLGAYQAMERQIGLGNIEMNSRHEMLELIVVEGKARGIVVRDMVTGEITTEMADAVVLASGGYGNVFFLSTNAKGCNVTASWRAHRKGALFANPCYTQIHPTCIPESGTHQSKLTLMSESLRNDGRVWVPKRAEDCQKPAAQIAEEDRDYYLERIYPSFGNLVPRDIASRAAKNVCDEGRGVGPGGLGVYLDFADAIKRLGKKAVEAKYGNLFEMYQRITGEDPYEVPMRIYPAVHYTMGGLWVDYDLQSTIPGLFVVGEANFSDHGANRLGASALMQGLGDGYFVLPTTLGNYLASGPYEKIAADHEEVVAARRQVEDRIAKLLSINGDRTVDSFHRELGHIMWEYCGMERTEEGLTKAIGLIRALRDEFWQRVKVPGTGEQLNQNLEKAGRVADFFELGELMCIDALHRRESCGGHFRAESQTPDGEALRHDDEFSYVAAWEYATGESAKPTLHKEQLEFEYVHPSTRSYK, from the coding sequence ATGGCTGACTTCTGGAACGACGGCGACCCGATCGCCGACACCGCGGCCCCCGAGGGCCCGATCGAGAACCGCTGGGAGAAGCGCAAGTTCTCGGCCAAGCTGGTCAACCCGGCCAACCGCCGCAAGCTGACGGTGATCGTGGTCGGCACCGGCCTGGCCGGCGGTTCCGCGGCGGCGACACTGGCCGAGGCCGGCTATCACGTCAAGTCGTACTGCTATCAGGACAGCCCGCGGCGGGCCCACTCGATCGCCGCGCAGGGTGGCATCAACGCCGCGAAGAACTACCGCAACGACGGCGACTCGATCTACCGCCTGTTCTACGACACCGTCAAGGGCGGCGACTTCCGGGCCCGCGAGTCCAACGTGTACCGCCTGGCCACGGTCTCGGTGAACATCATCGACCAGTGCGTCGCGCAGGGTGTGCCGTTCGCCCGCGAGTACGGCGGCCTGCTCGACAACCGCTCGTTCGGCGGCACCCAGGTGTCCCGCACGTTCTACGCCCGGGGGCAGACGGGTCAGCAGCTGCTGCTCGGCGCCTACCAGGCCATGGAGCGGCAGATCGGCCTGGGCAACATCGAGATGAACAGCCGGCACGAGATGCTCGAGCTGATCGTCGTCGAGGGCAAGGCCCGCGGCATCGTCGTGCGCGACATGGTCACCGGCGAGATCACCACCGAGATGGCCGACGCCGTCGTGCTCGCCTCGGGCGGCTACGGCAATGTCTTCTTCCTCTCCACCAACGCCAAGGGCTGCAACGTCACGGCGTCGTGGCGGGCCCACCGCAAGGGCGCGCTGTTCGCGAACCCCTGCTACACGCAGATCCACCCGACGTGCATCCCCGAGTCCGGCACGCACCAGAGCAAGCTCACGCTGATGAGCGAGTCGCTGCGCAACGACGGCCGGGTCTGGGTGCCCAAGCGGGCCGAGGACTGCCAGAAGCCCGCCGCGCAGATCGCCGAGGAGGACCGCGACTACTACCTGGAGCGGATCTACCCCTCCTTCGGCAACCTGGTCCCCCGCGACATCGCCTCGCGCGCGGCCAAGAACGTCTGCGACGAGGGCCGCGGGGTGGGCCCCGGCGGTCTGGGCGTCTACCTGGATTTCGCCGACGCCATCAAGCGGCTGGGCAAGAAGGCCGTGGAGGCCAAGTACGGCAACCTGTTCGAGATGTACCAGCGGATCACCGGCGAGGACCCGTACGAGGTCCCGATGCGCATCTATCCCGCGGTGCACTACACGATGGGCGGCCTCTGGGTCGACTACGACCTGCAGTCGACCATCCCGGGCCTGTTCGTGGTGGGTGAGGCCAACTTCTCCGACCACGGCGCCAACCGGCTCGGCGCGTCCGCCCTGATGCAGGGTCTGGGCGACGGCTACTTCGTGCTGCCCACGACGCTCGGCAACTACCTGGCCAGTGGCCCGTACGAGAAGATCGCCGCGGACCACGAAGAGGTGGTGGCGGCGCGCCGGCAGGTCGAGGACCGCATCGCCAAGCTGCTGTCGATCAACGGCGACCGTACGGTCGACAGCTTCCACCGCGAGCTCGGCCACATCATGTGGGAGTACTGCGGCATGGAGCGCACCGAGGAGGGCCTGACCAAGGCCATCGGGCTCATCCGGGCCCTGCGCGACGAGTTCTGGCAGCGCGTCAAGGTGCCCGGCACCGGCGAGCAGCTCAACCAGAACCTGGAGAAGGCCGGCCGCGTGGCTGACTTCTTCGAGCTGGGCGAGCTGATGTGCATCGACGCCCTGCACCGCCGCGAGTCCTGCGGCGGCCACTTCCGCGCCGAGTCGCAGACCCCCGACGGCGAGGCCCTGCGCCACGACGACGAGTTCAGCTACGTCGCGGCCTGGGAGTACGCCACCGGCGAGAGCGCGAAGCCCACCCTGCACAAGGAACAGCTCGAATTCGAGTACGTCCACCCGAGCACCCGGAGCTACAAGTAA
- a CDS encoding succinate dehydrogenase/fumarate reductase iron-sulfur subunit: MDIQVRVWRQQDSSDKGRMETYDVKDISPDASFLEMLDVLNEKLILDGDDPIAFDHDCREGICGACSMVIDGVAHGPEKATTACQLHMRHFKDGDKIDVEPWRAAAFPVIKDLVVNRGNLDKIIAAGGYITAPTGAAPEAHATPVPKKDADLAFEAATCIGCGACVAACPNGSAMLFTAAKVAHLGLMPQGQPERDTRVLDMLQAQDDAGFGGCTNMGECSQVCPKGIPLTLIGRLNSDYRKALRKQI, translated from the coding sequence ATGGACATCCAGGTCCGCGTGTGGCGTCAGCAGGACTCGTCCGACAAAGGCCGGATGGAGACCTACGACGTCAAGGACATCTCCCCCGACGCCAGCTTCCTCGAGATGCTCGACGTGCTGAACGAGAAGCTCATCCTCGACGGCGACGACCCGATCGCCTTCGACCACGACTGCCGCGAGGGCATCTGCGGCGCGTGCAGCATGGTGATCGACGGTGTGGCGCACGGCCCCGAGAAGGCCACTACCGCCTGCCAGCTGCACATGCGGCACTTCAAGGACGGCGACAAGATCGACGTGGAGCCGTGGCGAGCAGCCGCCTTCCCGGTGATCAAGGACCTGGTCGTCAACCGCGGCAATCTCGACAAGATCATCGCGGCCGGTGGCTACATCACCGCCCCGACCGGCGCCGCCCCCGAGGCGCACGCCACTCCGGTGCCCAAGAAGGACGCCGACCTGGCGTTCGAGGCGGCCACCTGCATCGGCTGCGGCGCCTGCGTGGCGGCCTGCCCCAACGGCTCGGCCATGCTGTTCACCGCGGCCAAGGTCGCCCACCTGGGCCTGATGCCGCAGGGTCAGCCCGAGCGCGACACCCGCGTGCTCGACATGCTGCAGGCCCAGGACGACGCGGGCTTCGGCGGCTGCACCAACATGGGCGAGTGCTCGCAGGTCTGCCCCAAGGGCATCCCGCTCACCCTGATCGGCAGGCTGAACAGCGACTACCGCAAGGCTCTGCGCAAGCAGATCTGA